Part of the Trypanosoma brucei brucei TREU927 chromosome 2, complete sequence genome, GGGTAGCATAAAAGAGCAGCTGGAGCGAATAGTTCCAGAGAGGATGAATCTCATATTGCGCAACAAGACAGAAGATGCTCTCACCAGCCTTCCGATTGCCTTCATGGACGATCCGAATATAACTGAAGGCCGGATGGAACTCTCACTAGCCATCCTTCCCAATGCATCCTCGAGTCGTGTTGTACCACCTGATGATGTCGTGCCTCTTAAACAGCCCTTTCCGGATCGAGACCTTGCAGTCATTTCTTCATTTGATGGCGCAAACAATATCCTCAGGATATTAAGAAACTGGAGTCTTTTGAACATGACGTTCCCCATCCCACCCGCGTACAATGCTTCTCTAATTGAACCTATATACCCCGATTTGTATAAGCGCTGCTCCAACTGCTTCTTCCGCGTTGTGTGCCAGCTGGCAAACGACGTGTGGGTGGAGGATGACGGCAACGGGGCATTTACGTTTCAAATGCGCAATGGCACCATCTCCATGGGCCTTTATTCGGGGAACGGCACGAGTGTGGACGCACTCAGTTTATCAGTGAATACGACGGCTAACGTCAAAAAGTTTTCTGTCTTCGACAGCGCTGTCACACTGAACTTGTCCGCCATGAGTGTGTCTTTGGATGTTGAGGCTTCGCTTATTGGTGATTTCAATTCGACAGTTCTTAACAGCGACATCCAGTGGGTGCTCgatgtggtggtggttcCATTGGTTAACGCACAACCGCGAGGGTTTGTCCTTCCTTTCAACCTAACGGGGCTTCTTTTTAATGTTTCCACCGGTGCTTTCACTATGGGAATGAATTCAGCAGTGATTTCTTCACTGCTCAACATCTTCGTCGGTCAGCGTTGGCGACCTGTGAGTGGCGAATGACCTCAaagtattttcctttcctttcctttccttttcttttttttttctttttacgatTTTGCTCTTGATGGTACCAATGACCCACCAGAGATCTGGTAAATTTTTCCTTTACCCGTGTCCCCGAAAGCCTCCCTTTTCGATGGTGTCGCGTTATTTTGCCGTATTATCACTTCGGTTAGTTGTTGTGTTGATGGTGTTAACCCCACTGTACCCAAAATCTCACAGCATGGCGGCGCAAACCGGTCTAGGAAGATTTTAacgtagcaaaaaaaaaaaaatgtcccTCCACCGGAATCGTGTCTCggctctcctcttttttttctttttagaaCTTCCATATTGTGAATGcctgtgtgcgtgtgtaacGCTCGCTCGGGTGGCGGATCCTCGTCATTAGGTCCGAAGGTGAATTGCATGATGTTATGGACAATGTGGCGTACGGAAAGAATGAAAGGAGTAGCGGTATGAAATCTGCGGGAGAAAGTGATTACCGCGGGAACGGTGTTCTGAAGGCATCCCATGCGCCTCCGCTCTGTGCGCTGAGGTAAATGTTTTGTGCCATGTTGCTGCGTAGTTTTTCttattgttttcccctccttttcctacATTCAGTGTGCTGTAGATAACTGCAAATCAGACAGAACTGCGATGTACCCCTAAAAAATATTGTGGCACCGCTGCCTCTTCAcatatgttttgttgttccttCGCGTTTCGTGACGTTGTGgcccttcccctccctttatATCGATAGAAAGGCTGTACGTGAGTTATCGGTTTCAAAGCCGAACCGCATTTGACACAAGTGGTTGGCCGGCTGCTTTggtgtctttttgttttaaaggtTTTCTGCAGTTGCCAGACCATAGGAAAATTTATCACATTCCATTTCTGTAGTTCAAGGGGACAAGTAAGTTCTTTTATtagttttattctttttttttttttgcctcggCCGCGTTGATGGGCACAGTTTAGTTACTGTTGATGGTGTGGCTGATGCTTTCCCCTCGGCACGTTGAACTGTCGTAGTTAATTATGTGTGGTGCTGCTAATATCCGTGCGGTTTGAATAAATCTTTAGTGCCCATCTGTAGTTGCGGTTCTTGACGCATGGCTCCAAGTTTAGTGATAAACACGCTCGCAAGctcatataaatatatgtaaatgtgtgtgtgtgtgtgtgtgtttgggatGATGAATATATGGAGGGGGGCGTATAACAGGAGTTTTCGACACCCCGCAGGCAAGAGGAATGAATGCCGTGCGAAGGGAAGAGACCGGGCGGTTGTTTAAGTATTGTGTCGGTGATTCCGAAAAGAGGGAGTTTACCGTAATGAGGAGTGAATGGGGCGAGGAAAATCATGTTTGAATAACTGAGTATGGCCGCTTGTGTGGCACAGAAGGTCTCTCTATATCGGTTAACGGGATTAGGGTAGTGGGATGGTTGTTTGCCTGAGGGTTGCCCGCAGCGGAAGCTACGTTGGAGGAATGTGCTCTCGGGATGGTGTTAAAGgggtgtttgtatttgttgaGCGTAGTGTCCCGGTGAATGCTTTGACGCTGTGGGAAAGTGTGGCGCTAATAATAGCGTTGGTAGTTTCTTTGAGGCATCGGCTTCCACTGAAGATGTGGTTCCAACAACACAACTTCCACTCCTCTGATCACGGTTCTCATCTTTCTCATGCTGTGTCtcgtttgttgttgcagtgCGAGTCGCATCGTCTGCAGTATCATCTGCTGAAACTCTCCGAGCGCCGCATCTGCATGTATTTCTGCGGCCTTTTCAGTTATCGGCACTTGGATGgcctcttccctttcctatGCCGTTTGCCGATATTTGCCGGCAGCGTGCAGGTCCTATTGCGGATAACGTAGGCGTCCTTTTCATCAATTTAATCCCCAGCACCACCGCAGCGTCGAGTGCCCTGTCGTTTGCACCTACGAACTCCATTGGTTCATATGCCTTATCCCAAGTAGCAAATGTTACTTCCCAATTCACAACTTCGGGGTTGTCAAGTTTGTCGCAAACACTTCTCATCGCGTTCGATGCTGTTCTTGTCGCCTGCTCTTTGTCTTTAGCGGGTTGGGCTTGCGGCGCCTGAGAAACTTTCCGTATCACTCCATACCTGCCGGATGCCCTTTCTTTTGGTTCGCGAAACTGCATCGTGTCACTGGCCGCAGTATTTCTAGACGTGCTACCCCCTGTTGTTGGGGTATTCGGTCCATACGTTTACTCCCCGGCCTTCAATAATTCTTCCTCAAGTATTGTTCCCGTGTGTTCAAACACCGCCTCTGTTATCcctatttttgtttgctttgtttcgTCACGGCGGCTGTTGGTCGTTTTTCATTACGGGATTTAAGTCTCCCGCGGGAGCCCGTGAAAGGAATGTTCCGACCATACCGAAAGTTTTATACATCTTTTTTCCCGAACATCTCTATATGGGTGAAGGAAGGTGTTGGAGGTCGGTTTTGGAAGTAGACTTAAATTTTTCTTGCGAATGTAAGCTTCACAGATATGTCAACGGCAACTCCACAGACCATTTTGGATGCAGAACGGACAAAGGCCTTGACATAAAAGCTTTTGTATAAAAGAGGGACAAACGCCATTTTCAATCGGAAATGGTTCGCCGCTCAGAAACTTCACGTCGCATGCAGACGGTATGTTAAAATTGTAAAATGGGGAGTTTAGAGTATTcgaaaataagaaagtgaACTTCATTTACCTACGGAATTCATTGGTGTATTTCAATATGCCCCAAAGCGCTGCATTTTTTACGGTCTTTTGAAGAAGCCCGAGTGTTGTtttgaaataaatgaatggtgcttgaggaaaataaatcagTTCTATTCCAGAAGTATGAAATGATACGGCACGAATGGGTGACAGGCGCTGGCGCATTCAAACTCAGTTGATAGGAATTAATGTTGAGAATTGTAGAATAAGGCAGGGGAATATTCAATTGAGAGAAGAGTTGGATCAGATGCATTCGCATATAGGTAGATTAGAAGAGATAAACGAATCATCAATACCTGAGATGAATCATTGGAAAACAATTGCCCATTTACAAACGTTTTCCAATAATACAGTTGGCTTCACAGAAGGAAGTATGTAAATGGGAGGAAGGATGTACAACCCGATGCTTTTTACCAACCGTAtttgagagaaaaaaaaaatccattCTCCTGGTTAGTAGAGTTTGACGCTATAGCTGTGGAAAGTAAAATTATTATGGTTCTACATTTTATGccaaggaaaggaaaatacttCAGCAGCCGAAGTTGGGATTTGGCCACGGAAACAGTGAAACATGAGTGCCGAGAGAGTATTGGAATCCATACCGATGAATATAAAAATCCGAAACCCTCAAGTTTGTGGGTTACGGAATAGAAAGAGGGCAATTGGATGTGGTTTTAGATCccatgaaaacaataaataaaggaaCGTACTCTAAATCTCTCCAGCCAGCAAAGACACGTAAACGTCATGATCATTATAATAAAACCTCTGAGTCATGATCCGGTTACTGTGGCGTGGGCTTCAGAGACAAATCACATCGCAAAATGCAtttggaattttttttttttggaattttcttcgtgccttcgtgagagtttccccccactggcgcggccatcagccatcaccgtagagccctgagatgctatcggtctggcgactgtggcagagtctcccctttttttattcatcctaacacaccctctataattttttgttgtagctccgcagttgaacggaatacagcagatggggcgagaagccccccaccctggactctcccaaagatgtcaattggcaatccttttgttttgatttttgttattcgtttattattctctccctccctctttctgtttttgttgcttgttaactgcataccccctctgtctctgagggtgtctgaactattcctgcgtccggtgcttttcctgctagctccacactcggcaataaggggggaagttgcagaagggagagtgggttgtatgactgttaccttaggtgagggcttcacctgcggccggctccgttcaaccgcaatgagaaattacgccagccttttagagaaacatacatcttgcacacactcaccttctaccgcaaacctgacacgtaactccttcaaaccgggacagctcatcaagtgcagcgacgtttcttcgcaagtcgccgcgttggttggtaacagcgcgctctactttcataccgtgcatcttctttcgatgtagggtgaggccagttttgctagcacactgccttccgcatgtcgggcacaccaacatggatgtgtttgtatgcggggaatcagtggcacacaattttgtgcttttgctgcatttaagctcgactccctcacctttgtggaaagccttacagtgtcggatgagggagtccctgcaactgagcactttttggcacacagcACACtgcacactgcacctcgcctttccccgggacgtcaacgtttccctcacgggcacgcttaaaagggaattgcaccaacaccacggtaccgtcctccgtcactatgctcctATGTTTGAATtccttgtgtagtgacagggaagggcgtgtaccgaagctcgcctcgcacaggtcgcattgaaacggcagcttccgtgtatcctgagaggctggcgctgctggggctctaccatctcctcgcactgagtcctcgttctctcgcccccttttcacgcggcaactaccgctgcctatgccatgtattgttctaaggtggtgtaatagtcggcctggcactgcgaatttggaggcacagagggtacaatgaagcacctgcggtctcatcgggactcgtgtgctcgatggtagaggaacgatcgccagcactggagggggctccggggggatgtccactgcaggtgttgcatcgccgtacttgatcctccggagggcatcagctcgcataaagccatgtttgtttaccatgtgcgttacagcactcgagcggcattggtatgtggcatcacattccatacatttggtcggttcggaggttctctgaagagtgcgtgtcgcaacagttggggctgtttgtattgttggtcctatcgctgcatgttgcgggttacaccatcggcactgtggaggcacactcgggttgatctttcgcaacatccatccatagtgccttgaagacccaacccgaaagcgtgccagtgccgtttcttcttccctcattggttcttccttatgttttgttggaaagtggttgcccgtgataccaaacctatgagtgttctcatggacttcttctgacctaagcactcgcttcgcataagcaatgatgtcagGGATCCATgcgtctcgcaactgtggtaaatcagcggcctttttggccatttcatcacaaacctcattccgtttcacgtcACAAttgccaaacacaaattgcagtcggatacgcaccttccttctctgaacttgaagcagaaccctccatagtcgtctcagaattgggtccgttacggctagggggcctgtctgcagtgctgttaacattgacagcgagtcagagaagatggacaacctgctcggtgtgcttctgtatgccggaagccatttcagcagccgttgcagtcctatctctaatgctacgcattccgctctgtaactgcatgagagttcccctgctccggtcttgggtgcacatatca contains:
- a CDS encoding expression site-associated gene (ESAG) protein, putative (identical to GB:AAQ15650.1: expression site associated protein 5, putative {Trypanosoma brucei}), coding for MPRVIIVAYVLLLSVSLSSLCRATSEQFIRAIGNSHESLVPGSAKVSIDDAAFLPIIPVVLKSLKNLTGNIKVPRQKIGGLELGEAEVHNITAGGMSINMEESKRVVVAVWDMSAVVPELNFTYTYWLFQWQTCNGTARTEVSGTNSTLYFNLTIGSDGLVNETIKGVNISIGDLEVTTSMSDCPSMDAIIQLIIAIFKGSIKEQLERIVPERMNLILRNKTEDALTSLPIAFMDDPNITEGRMELSLAILPNASSSRVVPPDDVVPLKQPFPDRDLAVISSFDGANNILRILRNWSLLNMTFPIPPAYNASLIEPIYPDLYKRCSNCFFRVVCQLANDVWVEDDGNGAFTFQMRNGTISMGLYSGNGTSVDALSLSVNTTANVKKFSVFDSAVTLNLSAMSVSLDVEASLIGDFNSTVLNSDIQWVLDVVVVPLVNAQPRGFVLPFNLTGLLFNVSTGAFTMGMNSAVISSLLNIFVGQRWRPVSGE